The following proteins are encoded in a genomic region of Deinococcus sp. YIM 134068:
- the ileS gene encoding isoleucine--tRNA ligase — MTTTDPKPASPLFQSVTSQPNFREVEADVLEFWQREGIFGRTQERRPGQPEYVFYEGPPTANGRPALHHVLARSFKDLFPRYKVMRGFHVTRKGGWDTHGLPVEISVEKKLGWLGRNHGASRAELEEFNRLCRTSVWETIQEWNTFTERLGYWVDLADPYITYENSYVESVWNLLKRLHVQGLVEQDYKVVPLSPRISTTLSRAELGEVDSYREVDDPSVYVRFPVIWDTLPLRAHAALSALSGEDRGGLALVVWTTTPWTLPSNTLAAVNAELTYVAARSPSGTVIVAADAVERLSGLHKDAPPLEVLASFPGRDLEGVEYEPPFPDVAVELGAVRTLHERNADGRPVMHFVTLAEFVSAADGSGVAHEAPAYGAEDLELARKYGVPLMFGVDDHGILRVTGERGKFFKDADKGLIADLKARGRMFWSGTLRHRYPFHDRTGDPILYFAKKGWYIRTNSVAGRMLATNEEINWVPLTIRNGRFGNWLEGNVDWAISRERYWGTPLPFWVSEDGDLRVVGSVAELSELTGRDLSGLDLHRPYIDDVTFTLGGKEYRRVPEVLDVWFDSGSMPYAQWHLLTDETGERALPGTEANMEQFGRHYPADFICEAIDQTRGWFYSLHAISTMLYGQPAYKNVICLGHIVDEKGAKMSKSKGNVIEPLPLFDRYGADSVRWYMFMASDPGDQKRFSERLVAEAQRGYVNTLWNVYSFFVLYANLDRPALGNAPEVGDRPEIDRWLLARLEETVRDVTASLDAYDARGGGRSLERFVDDLSNWYVRRNRSRFWGEGGKVDVAAYATLHEALVVVSQLTAPFTPFLADAMYRNLTRGQGAESVHLTRWPEVRAERLDERLTAEMAAVIKVVELGRAVRGANNLKTRQPLASVQVRANTPERTDALRRLQGQIAEELNVKAVTVLEGDTDLVRYSLRPNLPVLGKVYGKALPAVRVALANADAAAVARAVGAGQPFRVEANGQTFELTGEQVLVDARAPEGVAAAEDAGFLVAFDTALTRELVQEGLARDLVRSLQEARKAAGFEVQDRIRLTLDLVGDAREAAEVWHDFIAGEVLATELTFGAGAGFAAEVEGGTAYLVRV; from the coding sequence ATGACCACCACCGACCCCAAACCCGCCTCTCCCCTCTTCCAGTCCGTGACCTCGCAGCCGAACTTCCGGGAGGTGGAGGCGGACGTGCTGGAGTTCTGGCAGCGGGAGGGCATCTTCGGGCGCACGCAGGAGCGGCGTCCCGGGCAGCCCGAGTACGTGTTCTACGAGGGGCCGCCGACCGCGAACGGGCGTCCGGCGCTGCATCACGTCCTCGCGCGGTCGTTCAAGGACCTCTTCCCGCGCTACAAGGTCATGCGGGGCTTCCATGTCACCCGCAAGGGCGGCTGGGACACCCACGGGCTGCCCGTGGAGATCAGCGTGGAGAAAAAGCTGGGCTGGCTGGGGCGCAATCACGGGGCGTCGCGGGCCGAGCTGGAGGAATTTAACCGCCTGTGCCGGACCTCGGTGTGGGAGACGATTCAGGAGTGGAATACCTTCACCGAGCGGCTGGGCTACTGGGTGGACCTCGCTGACCCGTACATCACCTACGAGAACAGCTATGTGGAGAGCGTGTGGAACCTCCTGAAGCGGCTGCACGTTCAGGGGCTGGTCGAGCAGGACTACAAGGTGGTGCCGCTCTCGCCCCGCATCTCGACCACGCTGTCCCGTGCCGAACTCGGGGAGGTGGACTCCTACCGGGAGGTGGACGACCCCTCGGTGTACGTGCGCTTCCCGGTGATCTGGGACACGCTGCCGCTCAGGGCACACGCGGCGTTGAGTGCCCTGAGCGGCGAGGACCGGGGGGGGCTGGCGCTCGTCGTGTGGACGACGACCCCGTGGACGCTGCCGAGCAACACGCTGGCGGCGGTGAACGCGGAGTTGACATACGTGGCGGCGCGGAGTCCGTCGGGCACGGTCATCGTCGCGGCGGACGCGGTGGAGCGGCTTTCGGGGCTGCATAAGGACGCGCCGCCGCTGGAGGTGCTGGCCTCCTTCCCCGGACGTGACCTGGAGGGCGTGGAGTACGAGCCGCCCTTCCCCGACGTGGCGGTGGAACTCGGTGCGGTGAGGACGCTGCACGAGCGGAATGCGGACGGACGCCCGGTGATGCACTTCGTCACGCTGGCGGAGTTCGTGTCGGCGGCGGACGGGTCGGGTGTGGCGCACGAGGCCCCGGCGTACGGCGCGGAGGACCTGGAGTTGGCCCGCAAATACGGCGTGCCGCTGATGTTCGGGGTGGACGATCACGGCATCCTGCGGGTGACGGGGGAGCGGGGCAAGTTCTTCAAGGACGCCGACAAGGGGTTGATCGCCGACCTCAAGGCGCGTGGGCGGATGTTCTGGTCGGGCACGCTGCGGCACCGCTACCCCTTCCACGACCGGACGGGCGACCCGATCCTCTACTTCGCCAAGAAGGGCTGGTACATCCGCACGAACAGCGTCGCCGGGCGGATGCTGGCGACGAACGAGGAGATCAACTGGGTCCCTTTGACTATCAGGAACGGGAGATTCGGCAACTGGCTGGAGGGGAACGTGGACTGGGCCATCTCGCGCGAGCGGTACTGGGGCACGCCCCTCCCCTTCTGGGTGAGCGAGGACGGCGACCTGCGCGTGGTGGGCAGCGTGGCGGAGCTGAGCGAGTTGACCGGGCGGGACCTGTCGGGGCTGGACCTGCACCGTCCGTACATCGACGACGTGACCTTCACGCTGGGGGGCAAGGAGTACCGCCGCGTGCCCGAGGTGCTCGACGTGTGGTTCGACTCCGGCTCGATGCCGTACGCGCAGTGGCATCTGCTCACCGACGAGACGGGCGAGCGGGCGTTGCCGGGCACGGAGGCGAACATGGAGCAGTTCGGGCGGCACTATCCCGCCGACTTCATCTGCGAGGCCATCGACCAGACGCGCGGGTGGTTCTACTCGCTGCACGCGATCTCGACGATGCTGTACGGGCAGCCCGCGTATAAGAACGTGATCTGCCTGGGGCATATCGTGGACGAGAAGGGCGCGAAGATGAGCAAGAGCAAGGGGAACGTGATCGAACCCCTGCCCCTCTTCGACCGCTACGGGGCGGACTCGGTGCGCTGGTACATGTTCATGGCGTCGGACCCCGGCGACCAGAAGCGCTTCTCCGAGCGGCTGGTGGCGGAAGCGCAGCGCGGCTACGTCAATACGCTGTGGAACGTGTATTCCTTCTTCGTGCTGTACGCGAATCTGGACCGCCCGGCGCTGGGGAATGCGCCCGAGGTGGGGGACCGGCCCGAGATCGACCGCTGGCTGCTCGCGCGGCTGGAGGAGACGGTGCGGGACGTGACGGCGAGCCTGGACGCCTACGACGCGCGGGGCGGCGGGCGGTCGCTCGAACGCTTCGTGGACGACCTGAGCAACTGGTACGTGCGGCGCAACCGCAGCCGATTCTGGGGAGAGGGCGGCAAGGTGGACGTGGCCGCGTACGCCACACTGCACGAGGCGCTCGTGGTGGTGTCGCAGCTCACCGCGCCGTTCACGCCCTTCCTCGCGGACGCGATGTACCGCAACCTCACGCGCGGGCAGGGGGCGGAGAGTGTCCACCTCACCCGCTGGCCGGAGGTCAGGGCGGAGCGGCTGGACGAGCGGCTGACCGCCGAGATGGCCGCCGTCATCAAGGTCGTGGAGCTGGGCCGGGCGGTGCGGGGGGCGAACAACCTCAAGACGCGCCAGCCGCTCGCCTCGGTTCAGGTGAGGGCGAACACGCCGGAGCGGACGGACGCGCTGCGGCGGCTGCAAGGGCAGATCGCCGAGGAGCTGAACGTCAAGGCCGTGACCGTGCTGGAGGGCGACACCGACCTCGTGCGCTACAGCCTGCGCCCGAATCTGCCCGTGCTCGGCAAGGTGTATGGCAAGGCGCTGCCAGCGGTGCGCGTGGCCCTGGCAAACGCGGACGCCGCCGCCGTCGCCCGCGCGGTGGGGGCCGGGCAGCCCTTCAGGGTGGAGGCGAACGGGCAGACGTTCGAGCTGACGGGCGAACAGGTCCTCGTGGACGCGCGGGCACCGGAGGGGGTGGCCGCCGCCGAGGACGCCGGGTTCCTTGTCGCCTTCGATACGGCGCTGACGCGCGAGCTGGTGCAGGAGGGGCTGGCCCGCGACCTCGTGCGCTCGCTTCAGGAGGCGCGCAAGGCGGCGGGCTTCGAGGTGCAGGACCGCATCCGCCTCACCCTCGATCTGGTGGGCGACGCGCGGGAGGCGGCGGAGGTGTGGCACGACTTCATCGCCGGGGAGGTGCTGGCGACGGAGCTGACCTTCGGCGCGGGCGCGGGCTTTGCGGCGGAGGTGGAGGGGGGGACGGCGTATCTGGTGAGGGTGTAA